GGTCACAGCCAGGCTGCCCCCCTCGCAGAAGTCGTTCTGCACATCGACGATGATCAACGTGGTGCCCATAGGCAGCACGATACGTCAGGCGAATTCGGTGGGGATCGCCGCATACCCGCGGCCGAGGTGCAGCGCCTCCTGGGGGAGGGTCGCGACGGCGGCGGCATGGCGGTCGCGGGCGGCGGTCAGGGGCTCGCGGCCGACGACCTCGCCGTCGCGCACCAGCTCGTGCAGCAGGGGGATGCCGCCCTCGGGGACGAGGCCGCCGGTGGTGATCAGCTCGGTCTCGGCGTGGCCCTGCTCGTCGAGCAGCCGGTAGGCCTCCTTGCGGCCCCCGCGCGACGGCTTGCCCACCGACCGCTTGGCCACGGCCTCCAGCTTGCCCGTGGCCGTCTCCCGCGCCACCAGCTTGTACACCAGGGCCGCCGTCGGCACGCCCGAGCCGGTCACCAGGGAGGTGCCGACGCCGTAGCCGTCCACGGGGGCGGCGGCGAGCGCGGCGATGGCGTACTCGTCGAGGTCGGAGGTGACCAGGATGCGGGTGTCGCGGGCGCCGAGCGCGTCGAGCTGCTCGCGCACCTCCTGCGCCGCCGCGGCCAGGTCGCCGGAGTCGATGCGGACGGCGCCCAGCTTGTCGCCTGCCAGCTCGACGGCGGTCCGTACGGCGGCGGGCACGTCGTAGGTGTCGACCAGCAACGTGGTCTCCGGCCCCAGGGAGGCGATCTGGGCCTCGAACGCCGCCCGCTCCGAGTCGTGCAGCAGCGTGAACGCGTGCGCCGCCGTACCGGCCGTGGGCACCCCGTACAGGCGGCCGGCCATCAGGTTGGAGGTGGAGGCGAACCCGGCGATGTAGGCGGCCCTGGCGGCGGCCACCGCGGCGGCCTCGTGCGTGCGGCGCGAGCCCATCTCGATGAGCGGCCGCTTGCAGGCGGCATTCGTCATGCGGGAGGCGGCGGAGGCGATCGCGCAGTCGTGGTTCAAGATGGACAGCGTGACGGTCTCCAGCAGCACGGCCTCGGCGAACGTGCCCTCCACCACCATGATCGGGGAGGCGGGGAAGTAGAGGTCGCCCTCGCGGTAGCCGTAGATGTTCCCGGAGAAGCGGTAATCGGCCAGAAACGCCAGAGTGTGCTCGTCCACGACGCCGTGCTCACGCAGGTAGGTGAGTTCATCGTCACCGAAACGGAAGCGTTCGAGCTCGTCCAGGACACGTCCCGTGCCGGCGACAACCCCGTAGCGGCGCCCTCCTGGCAGGTGGCGGGCGAACACCTCGAAGACCGCGCGGCGGTGGGCCGCGCCGCTCCGCAGCGCGGCCTGCAGCATCGTCAGCTCATAGTGATCTGTGAGCAACGCAGTGCTCATGGTCATTGTCACGACTCGAAGACTACGGCCCAGATAGGGCAGACTCGGGGATGTGGGTAGCACCGCTCCAATCACCGTCGAGCGTCCGTCATCGGACGTCCGGCCCGATCTGCCATGGGTGACCATCGTCTGGAATGACCCGGTCAACCTCATGTCCTACGTGACCTATGTCTTCCAAACGGTCTTCGGCTATACGCGGGAGAAGGCCGAGAAACTGATGATGGACGTGCACCACAAGGGCAAGGCTGTCGTGTCCAGCGGCACGCGCGAGGAGATGGAACGCGATGTGCAGATTCTCCACTCCTACGGCCTGTGGGCGACGCTCCAGCCGGATTCGGTCAAGTGAATCGCACGAGATCAGTGAGGCGGCACCGGTGAGCTCGGGGTTCTCGCGGGGAAGAAACGGCAGCGTCGTGGCGGTGTTCGAGGCCGCGGAGATCTCGCTGCTGCGCTCGCTCGTCTCCATGATGCTCGGCATCGTCTCGCCGGGGCAGACCAGCGACGACCCGCTGGAGCGGGCGCTGGGCATCGGTGACGGCGCGGCGCCGTCCGATCCGGTGCTGGTCAGGCTGTTCCCCTCGGCGTACGAGGACGAGAAGGAGTCGGCGGAGTTCCGCCGCTACACCGAGGCCACGCTGCGCGACGGCAAGCGGGCCGACGCGCAGACCGTGCACGAGACCGCCCGGTCGGGGCGCTTCGAGCTGTCGCCGGAGGAGGCCCAGGCGTGGCTGCGCTCGCTGAACGACCTGCGCCTGACGCTCGGCACCAAGCTGGAGGTGACCGAAGAGGTGCACGACGAGATCGCGATGATGTCCGAGGACGACCCCCGTTACCCGGCCTACGTGACCTACGACTGGTTGACCTACCTCCAGGACAGCCTGGTCCGGGCGCTCTGGTAACTTCCGGGCATGCTGTCGATCTCGCAGGAACTGGTGGACAAGATCGTCGCCCATGCCCGGGCCGATCACCCGGACGAAGCGTGCGGCGTCATCGCGGGCAAGAACGGCGTGCCCGAGCGATTCATCCCCATGGCGAACGCCGAGCGTTCCCCGACGTTCTACCGCTTCGACTCGATGGAGCAGTTGCGCGTGTGGCGGGAGATGGACGACCTGGACGAGGAGCCGGTCGTGATCTACCACTCTCACACCGCCACCGAGGCGTACCCGTCGCGCACCGACATCTCCTACGCCTCCGAGCCCCACGCGCACTACGTGCTGGTCTCCACCCGGGACGAGCAGGAGGTGGAGTTCCGCTCCTACCGCATCCTCGACGGTGTCGTCACGGAGGAAGAGGTAAGGTTTCTCCCATGATGGTCAGGCCGGTGCAGAGCTTCCTCTTTGCGCACACTCCTGCTGTCGTCGTCTACGACTGTCGCTGACTCGGAATCCGCATCCAGCCATCGGCGTTGCATGCCGATGGGACGACGACCTGATCTGAGGAGACTGACCGCGATGGCCATCGAGGTTCGCATTCCGACCATCCTGCGTAACTACACCGACGGCGCCAAGGCCGTGAACGCCGAGGGCGCGACGCTCGAAGAGCTGATCAGCAACCTCGAGGCCGCGCACCCCGGCATCAAGGCGCGGCTCGTCGACGACGGCAGCCTGCGCCGCTTCGTCAACGTCTACCTGAACGACGAGGACGTGCGGTTCCTCGGCGGCCTGGGCACGCCGGTGTCCGACGGCGACACGGTGACCGTGCTCCCCGCAGTCGCCGGCGGGTGACATGCGTTTCGACTCACTGATCGACTCGGTCGGCCGCACCCCGCTGGTGGGGCTGCCCAGGCTGTCGCCCTCCGCCGACGTGCGCGTCTGGGCCAAGCTGGAGGACCGCAACCCGACCGGCTCGATCAAGGACCGGCCGGCCCTGTGGATGATCCAGGAGGCCGAGAAGGACGGGCTGCTCACGCCGGGCTGCACGATCCTCGAGCCGACCAGCGGCAACACCGGCATCTCGCTGGCCATGTCGGCCAAGCTCAAGGGCTACAGGCTGATCTGCGTGATGCCGGAGAACACCTCGGAGGAGCGCCGCCAGCTGCTGCGCATGTGGGGCGCCGAGATCATCTCCTCGCCCGCCGCCGGCGGCTCCAACGAGGCCGTGCGCGTGGCCAAGGGGCTGGCCGCCGAGCACCCCGACTGGGTCATGCTCTACCAGTACGGCAACCCGGCCAACTGGCGCTCTCACTACGAGACCACGGGCCCCGAGATCCTCGAGGATCTGCCCACGATCACCCACTTCGTCGCCGGCCTCGGCACGACCGGCACCTTGATGGGGGTCGGCCGGTTCCTGCGCGAGCAGGTGCCGGGCGTGCAGATCGTCGCGGCCGAGCCGCGCTACGGCGAGCTGGTGTACGGGCTGCGCAACGTGGACGAGGGGTTCATCCCCGAGCTCTACGACGAGTCGGTGCTGACCACCCGCTTCTCGGTGGGCTCGGCCGACGCGCTGCGCCGTACCCGCGAGCTGCTGGCCGCCGAGGGCATCTTCGCCGGTGTCTCGACCGGGGCCGCGCTGCACGCGGCGCTGGGCGTGGCCAGGAAGGCGGTCAAGGCCGGCGAGCGGGCCGACGTCGTGTTCGTGGTGGCCGACGGCGGCTGGAAGTACCTGTCCACGGGCGCCTACGAGGGCACCCTGGAGGAGGCCGAAGAGCGCCTGGAGGGCCAGCTCTGGGCCTGAGAGCCGAAGAAAGAGGGCGGCCGGTCGTCATCGACCGGCCGCCCCTTCGTTCTACCGCCCTCAGTTGAACAGCAGCCGCAGCGAGAACGTCGCCTCGGTGTCGGTCTGCGTGCCACTCATCCCGACGGCGCGCAGCACCTCGGCGTTGGCCTTGTCGTCGCCCTCCATGGAGGCCAGGTAGAGCTTCTCGACCTTGTCGAGGTCCACGAAGAACGCGTAGTTCGCGTCGGCCGCGTTGGGGATCGCGGTCTGGAACGTCTCCGAGTCGCCCAGCGTGCCCTCCCCGGCCAGCTGCTTGGCGTACGCGTCGGTGGTGGCCACCGTGAAGACGCCGTCACCGGAGACCTTGGCGATCTGCGGGGCGGCACCGCCGCTCTGCGTCAGCGCCGCCTGGACCTTGTCGAGGATGGCCTGCGCCTTGGCCGGGTCGGTCATCACCCGCACGCCGCCCTTGATCTGGTCGCTGTCCAGGCCCTCGCTGTCGACGGCGATCGTGAAGTTCTTGCCGAAGACCGTGGCCAGGTCGCCGGGCAGCTCCAGGCCGAACTGCGTCTTGGCCTGCTGCAGCATCTGGCTGATCTCGGTGCTGCCGGCCGCCGTGGCCTGCTTCTCGATCTCGGCCCACTGCTTGGTGACGACCTGGTCGAGCCCGGAGATCGACAGCGCGCCGGCCGTGGAGGCGGGCAGGGTGCCGAGGTCGGCCTTGGGCAGCTCGCCCTGCGGGGCCATGCCCTTGGCGCCGCGCACGAGGCCGGCCAGCTCGACGTAGGCGCTGTCGAAGCGCAGCGCGCCGGCGAACCTGGCGTCCTTGACCTGGTCGACGGCCGCCTGCTGGTCGGCGGGGATCTCCTTCTTGGCCAGCTCGACGAGGCCGCCCATGTCGGCCCAGAACGACAGCACGCCCTGCTCGCCGACCGCGCCCATGTCCTCGTCGAACTCGGGGTTGTCGGACAGGCTGCCCTCGCTCCTGGCGTACTTGTCGGCCAGCGCCTGGGTGGTGCTGAGCAGCGCGTAGTCCTCGCGGAAGGCCACGCCGTACTTCTCGCCCTCCATGAGCTTGGCGAGGCCGGCCTTGGCCAGCTCCTGGTCCTTGACCTGCACGGCCACCGCGAGATCGGGCTCCTCCTTGCCGGAGGGGACGGCGGCGACGCCGAGCCGGCTGCCCAGCCACGGGTCGACGTCCTTGGCGAAGTCCAGCTTGCTGTCGGAGTCCTGGTCGTTGATCAGGTCGAACAGCGCCTTGCGCGGGTCCTCGCCGGTGAAGGCGTCCTTGGTGACCGTGAACTTGCCGGCGAGCTGGAACAGCGCCAGCTTCTGGTTCGCGGCCGGGTCCAGGTCGAGGCGG
The nucleotide sequence above comes from Nonomuraea gerenzanensis. Encoded proteins:
- a CDS encoding nicotinate phosphoribosyltransferase → MTMSTALLTDHYELTMLQAALRSGAAHRRAVFEVFARHLPGGRRYGVVAGTGRVLDELERFRFGDDELTYLREHGVVDEHTLAFLADYRFSGNIYGYREGDLYFPASPIMVVEGTFAEAVLLETVTLSILNHDCAIASAASRMTNAACKRPLIEMGSRRTHEAAAVAAARAAYIAGFASTSNLMAGRLYGVPTAGTAAHAFTLLHDSERAAFEAQIASLGPETTLLVDTYDVPAAVRTAVELAGDKLGAVRIDSGDLAAAAQEVREQLDALGARDTRILVTSDLDEYAIAALAAAPVDGYGVGTSLVTGSGVPTAALVYKLVARETATGKLEAVAKRSVGKPSRGGRKEAYRLLDEQGHAETELITTGGLVPEGGIPLLHELVRDGEVVGREPLTAARDRHAAAVATLPQEALHLGRGYAAIPTEFA
- the clpS gene encoding ATP-dependent Clp protease adapter ClpS — protein: MGSTAPITVERPSSDVRPDLPWVTIVWNDPVNLMSYVTYVFQTVFGYTREKAEKLMMDVHHKGKAVVSSGTREEMERDVQILHSYGLWATLQPDSVK
- a CDS encoding DUF2017 domain-containing protein, producing the protein MSSGFSRGRNGSVVAVFEAAEISLLRSLVSMMLGIVSPGQTSDDPLERALGIGDGAAPSDPVLVRLFPSAYEDEKESAEFRRYTEATLRDGKRADAQTVHETARSGRFELSPEEAQAWLRSLNDLRLTLGTKLEVTEEVHDEIAMMSEDDPRYPAYVTYDWLTYLQDSLVRALW
- a CDS encoding Mov34/MPN/PAD-1 family protein — encoded protein: MLSISQELVDKIVAHARADHPDEACGVIAGKNGVPERFIPMANAERSPTFYRFDSMEQLRVWREMDDLDEEPVVIYHSHTATEAYPSRTDISYASEPHAHYVLVSTRDEQEVEFRSYRILDGVVTEEEVRFLP
- a CDS encoding MoaD/ThiS family protein; this encodes MAIEVRIPTILRNYTDGAKAVNAEGATLEELISNLEAAHPGIKARLVDDGSLRRFVNVYLNDEDVRFLGGLGTPVSDGDTVTVLPAVAGG
- a CDS encoding PLP-dependent cysteine synthase family protein, encoding MRFDSLIDSVGRTPLVGLPRLSPSADVRVWAKLEDRNPTGSIKDRPALWMIQEAEKDGLLTPGCTILEPTSGNTGISLAMSAKLKGYRLICVMPENTSEERRQLLRMWGAEIISSPAAGGSNEAVRVAKGLAAEHPDWVMLYQYGNPANWRSHYETTGPEILEDLPTITHFVAGLGTTGTLMGVGRFLREQVPGVQIVAAEPRYGELVYGLRNVDEGFIPELYDESVLTTRFSVGSADALRRTRELLAAEGIFAGVSTGAALHAALGVARKAVKAGERADVVFVVADGGWKYLSTGAYEGTLEEAEERLEGQLWA
- a CDS encoding DUF3352 domain-containing protein; protein product: MSANNPPYGQDPDRTTAYNWNQGQPEQQPTAQYPGPPYPPQQPYQQQQYGQPQYDAQGQGAYGQQASYGQQPSYGPQYGQQQPSYGGAPQYGGQQGQQQQQGWQQQQQPQQGWQQEQVGWQDQGGWQQQGQYAQGGWQQQGPDGFGGQEPAKKGRKSWIIAVAAALAVILLGGGAVWAVGAFGGGGTQPNDVLPANSIAYARLDLDPAANQKLALFQLAGKFTVTKDAFTGEDPRKALFDLINDQDSDSKLDFAKDVDPWLGSRLGVAAVPSGKEEPDLAVAVQVKDQELAKAGLAKLMEGEKYGVAFREDYALLSTTQALADKYARSEGSLSDNPEFDEDMGAVGEQGVLSFWADMGGLVELAKKEIPADQQAAVDQVKDARFAGALRFDSAYVELAGLVRGAKGMAPQGELPKADLGTLPASTAGALSISGLDQVVTKQWAEIEKQATAAGSTEISQMLQQAKTQFGLELPGDLATVFGKNFTIAVDSEGLDSDQIKGGVRVMTDPAKAQAILDKVQAALTQSGGAAPQIAKVSGDGVFTVATTDAYAKQLAGEGTLGDSETFQTAIPNAADANYAFFVDLDKVEKLYLASMEGDDKANAEVLRAVGMSGTQTDTEATFSLRLLFN